The following is a genomic window from Streptomyces chrestomyceticus JCM 4735.
CGTGGGTGCAAGCCATTTACCGAAACATGACAGGAGGCAATCCGTGAGCGCGACCGCGGACCACGCGGAGGAGCGGACCAACCCGGCCATCAAGCTGGGGTTCGAGCCCGGACAGGTGGTCCAGGAGATCGGCTACGACGACGACGTCGAGCAGGAGCTCCGCGAAGCCATTGAGGCCGTGATCGGCCAGGAGATCGTTGACGAGGACTACGACGACGTCGCCGACGTCGTCGTGCTGTGGTTCCGCGATGACGACGGCGACCTCACGGACGCGCTGGTGGACGCCATCGGTCTGATCGACGAGGGCGGCGAGATCTGGCTGATGACGCCCAAGACCGGCCGC
Proteins encoded in this region:
- a CDS encoding DUF3052 domain-containing protein, translating into MSATADHAEERTNPAIKLGFEPGQVVQEIGYDDDVEQELREAIEAVIGQEIVDEDYDDVADVVVLWFRDDDGDLTDALVDAIGLIDEGGEIWLMTPKTGRDGYVEPSDINEAAQTAGLSQTRSINAGKDWSGSRLVTPKAAKSGKR